A window of Rosa rugosa chromosome 7, drRosRugo1.1, whole genome shotgun sequence genomic DNA:
GCTCcctatatgtatatgtgtgtgtgtgtgtgtgtgatatatatatatatatatatatatatatatatatatatatatatatatatatatagatcctatccagagcgaggtctcactctgaaattaaagtgcgaggttggagtttagggtcactttcggtctcatatctacatctcgaccgttcagtttttaggtactaatgtatagatcatctctgtaaaatttcaaccaaattaattatgtttaaggtatctaactcgcttaaacaaATGGACGAATTGAATCTGTCTAACTtgaccgtactagctttaaggcagttagcaatgccttaacgactatcaatttggctgaaattttgcagatatgatctatacattattacctaaaaactgaacggtcgagatgtggatatgcgaccgaaaagtgaccctaaactccaacccaCCATTTTTACTATCTTCGCGCCTTCATCATCTGCAGGAAGATAAGAAATAGGAACCGCATTCTTTGATTCCTGTGGGAGATCTGCTCTTGATTCAAATATCTTCTTAGATTCCGATGTGGCATTCTGTGTAGAAAGAACGAAATTTTCTAATGTGAATAACCAGTCAACCACATCAATCACTAACTACCAAGCTATATGCACCATATATAAAGTTAGAACCATGAAAAGACATACCGCCACTAATTGTTATCTTTTTACAGTTCGGTGAAGTTGCGAATGCAACTCATCTGCATTAGAGAGTACAGTAggcattttaattgtttgtctgagagagagagagagagtttagcaAATAGGTCATTTTCTTGTCAAATAATTAATTCAGTTTCTGAATTTCTAAATTCATCAAAAATACCCCTACACTATAATTTCTCATCAAATAAGTCATTTctgcccagtaccatttggtctagtggcatagtctccccttcgtaagtgggagcttgtgagttcgactcacgaaagactagttgtagcatttgagttgtttatctgataaaaaaaaaaaagtcatttcTCCATGCCTCATTGGAGTTGAGTTGGCATGTCACGTCAACGGTTTAACGGCTCCATTTCACGAACACATGACGAAATGACTTATTGATGAGAAATTATAGTGTATGAGTGTTTTTGATGAATTTAGAAGTTCAGGAACTGAATTAATTTTGGTCTCAAACCATAGGGTAGTAATCAATATTTAGTCCTTAAATCtcccgagcacggattagtctctgggcctagaaaacatttgaggacaccgtgtgattgataaataaaaaaaaaaaaaaaatttagtccTTAAATGAATGTATTAGAACAATTAATTCCATGCATGTTCATATTTACATGCAAGCATTTTGATTAAAATATCAATTAAAATTTAAATTACTCATTCAACGGTTAAAATTAAAAGtcattttgattttttattaTATTGTCATCATTGGGGATGGCCCCATTTTACATTCAGTTGAGTGAATTGATTAATATTGTGAATTGAGCTAGGGTTGGAGTAGGTGTGTAAATTGTTCAATGTTTTGGCAGGAACTACCCACCTTCGTTCACCCTTTTGGCACCGACACTTAATGTTGCCTTCCATATTCACCTTCTCGAGCCATTATCTCCTAATTCCGACCAAATTAATCCCTCATATCTAGACAAAATTTGACCTAGATTTAGCCTGTATATAGCTCATCAGGAGCTTAGTATAGAGATTTGAGACATTTGACAATACCCACTGTGTACCCAATTCATTTTTTTGCTGAAGTTGCTCTTAATAACTTTTCTTAATATTAGtaaaagaataaaattcaaaattcttCATTTATCTACTGATGGTAAAATAAACAGAATAGTTAAGAATTAATAGAGAGATGGTAAATTGATAATTTATGTCAAATTCAATGTGTTAGTTTCATCGATTCGGTTGGAAGTTCACAATGAAAATGGCCAAGGGTTAAATTCATTTTGTAAGAATTATTTTGTGGATACATCATTATTTATATAAAGtaattaattacaataataagtTTATTAGTAACTTTAGAATTAATGAGATTGTTAATAGATTCTAATTATAGCAAAAGGACGAAGAAGATAAAAATAATTATAGCAAAATGCCAATTGTCATGTTagctttcaaattcaaatttaacCCAAAAAATTTGATATCTCTACTAAATATGCTCTTAATGTCTAGTTTTGAACTTGGATACCAACATTGATACACTACGgtcatttattttcatttaaacaaaaaaatctGAATCTAGCAACTGAAAATTGCAAATACCACGGCGGATGTGACTATGTGAGTCAGCAGAATTATtttgaaaaatttgaaaaaattgattttgaaacgtaaaatttaaatttaaaagaGCCTTAACGATTTTACGGAATATAATTcgaaaaatttaaattagaaaCGTAGCCTTGCCATGTGTGGCCAAATCCTAAACTATTTCAAGCACCCAAAAATACCCCTACCATTTCATAAAATCACATCAACCTCGTTCCAATTCAGCAACACCATTTCCGTAATTTTTCACAAAACGAAGGGCTTAGTTTTGATGGACCCAATCAATGCCAAAGATGAAGCCAAGATTAATTCCAGTAACTCCTATAAATTTCGCAGACAAAAATTCGCAATTTAGGGTTGGGGTTATTATTCCACAACAAAAATGAAAGCTTCAGTCAAATTCCGGGAGGACCAGAAGCCATTGCTGCGGGCCAAAGTGCCCCTCAGCATCTTGGGCTTGCCGTTCCAATCGGGAATCGTCGCCGGCGAGTCCAAGGAGCTCACTCTCAACCTCGGCACCTTCTTCGAATCCGGGCCGTCGGTTCGGGTCGCCTACCGCCCCAACGACACGTGGAACCCCTTCTCCGTCGTCGTCAAGACCGGCACCGGCTCCTTCGGCTCTCCGTTCCACAGCTCCATGCTGATGAGCGCCGAATTCAATCTGCTCGGCCGCGGAAGCAACCCTAGCTTCATGCTCCACTTCAAGCCTCAGTTTGGGGACTTCTCCGTCAAGAAGTCGTCGCAGTCCTCCGCCCTGGATAAGATGCTGGGCTCCCAAGACGGCGTCGTTTCCGGGGAGAATCCGTCGATCAAGGTCGTGGAGGCGCCGGCCGTGGACGGATTGTTTCCCGGGAAGAAGATTACGGTTTTGCCCTTCGAGAAAGCTGCCTCCGGTGCCATGTCCGGTCTGTTCTCCGGGATGGAGGTGTCGGCGAGGACGTCGATGCCGGTGAGAAACCGGGCCGTGGTGAGCTTGCGGTGGGGAGTGAGGGTTCCGGCGGAGCTGAAGAGCGGGGATTATCGGACGGCGGGGATTGCGTTTCAGAAAATCCCGTTCCTGGTGATGAACAAGATCGGGATCGAGCACGTGGACGGTGGGGATTCGAAGGGAAGCAGCAACACAAATGCCGGTCCGGGGTTGACGTTTCCGGGAAATGTGGAGGTGGCGGAGGCTTGTTTTACTGTGAAGCGTCAGTTGGAGGCTTTACAGAGCGAGAATGGGTTGCTGAGAAAAGCTGTGGAGGATCTGCGGCAAGAAATCGCCGGAGGGAGTTTCAATTCGGGGAAGTACCGTGGAATGGAGAGGAGTAGTGGGAATTGTGACAAGAAATCGCAAGAGGGAGATGTGAGTGAGGAGTTGAAGAAGGCTCTAATGGGTGCTTGAATCTGCCGAAAATTCAGTTATAGGTTCTTTACGAGATTGGTAATGCTATTTGGTGCATTTATAAGAACtttttttgtgttgttgcttGGTATTAAGGTGGTGCGTGTACATTGCTGCGTAATAAGGGTAGGGTGGTGATAGCAATGATTTTTGGATCAAAATTATGATATTTATATGCTTTTGGTTAGTTATGCAATAGCTTGTGCTTGTAGCCTTGATTTGTATCAACTAAGTTTCGTCATATTACTCTGAAGTTTGTTTGCTATGTGTAAATGCTGAAATCCAATTGCATACCCTCCAGGCTAATATGACTTATTTGGTCTCTTATATTTTTGAGTTTTACTTTCAGTCCATGTTTTGTTCTAGTGTTCCAACAATAATACTCCCAAGAGTCCACAAATCTAATGGCTGGTGCTGTAATTTTGCGGATATATCAAATTTGCAGATGATTTCTGAGAATTCTACAAAGGGTTGAATTTCTCTCTACATCTTCTCCAGCTCTACCCTTCTCTCAAATGCTGCCCCTCTTGCAGTATCGAGGAGGGTCGGGGGCAGTTATGGAGGCTCCTTTGTTCCTTCTTCCTATCCTCCAGTCTTGCTCTCTGTTATATTCAAACTCTAACCTTAGAAATCCCAgttcaagtttgaaatttgatGGTAAATTTGGTAAAACCAATGAACCACTTGGATACGCCTAAGCCCAACCACCCGGATGTCAAACTGGGTCAAAATTAGAAGAAGGTCAAGCCCAAGATCCTTCCAAGTGATCATCCCCAGATTAGAAAAGCGTGATCTTTGGGCTCTTTGCAGGAATGTGG
This region includes:
- the LOC133722122 gene encoding uncharacterized protein LOC133722122 gives rise to the protein MKASVKFREDQKPLLRAKVPLSILGLPFQSGIVAGESKELTLNLGTFFESGPSVRVAYRPNDTWNPFSVVVKTGTGSFGSPFHSSMLMSAEFNLLGRGSNPSFMLHFKPQFGDFSVKKSSQSSALDKMLGSQDGVVSGENPSIKVVEAPAVDGLFPGKKITVLPFEKAASGAMSGLFSGMEVSARTSMPVRNRAVVSLRWGVRVPAELKSGDYRTAGIAFQKIPFLVMNKIGIEHVDGGDSKGSSNTNAGPGLTFPGNVEVAEACFTVKRQLEALQSENGLLRKAVEDLRQEIAGGSFNSGKYRGMERSSGNCDKKSQEGDVSEELKKALMGA